The Amycolatopsis japonica nucleotide sequence AGCACGACCCGCCGGACGTGCGGGTGGAGATCGACCTTTCGCTCTCCGGCCTGGACCAGGCCGCCGCGACCGCACAGGCGGTGCAGCGGGCCGTGGGCAAGGCGGTCACCGAGGCGACCGGGCTCACCCCGTCCGCCGTCTCGGTGTCCATTTTGGACATCGAAATCCGTGGAGGACTGTTGTGACCGCACGTTCCGAACTGACCGCTTCGCTGCTCAGCGCTCTCCGCGACATACCGGGACTGCGCGCGGCCACGCCGTCGACCACGGCCGCCGCGTCGGCGGTGCCGTGGGATCTCGACGTGATGGCCGTCGACATCTCCGAGGGCGTCGTCGAGATCCGCGTGGTCGCGCTGGAGGTGCCGATTCCGCCGCTCACGGAGGTCGCCGGGGCCGCGTTGCGTGCCGTGCTGACCGGAACCCCTTGGGAGAACGCGAGTCTGCGGCTCGTGGTGACCGATGTGGACGCCGCCGCGCTCGTTCCCTGACACGAAGATCGCGGTGGCCGCGCCCGAAGGCGTGGCCACCGCGATCGCCGGGGCGGGGACCTAGTTCTTGTTGGTACCCGGGGTCAGCACCTTGTCGATGACGAAGACGGTGGCGTTCTTGGTGGGGATGTTGCCGCACAGGATCTTCGCGCCGTTGACGGTCATGTTCTCGCCGGAGCCCTCGATCTTGACCGGGCCGCCCGCAGTGTTCAGGCTCTCCACGGACTTGGCGGACTCCAGGCCCTTGGCGTCGTAACGCTTGCCGACGACGTGGTACTGCAGGATCGGCGCCAGCTGGTCCGGCTTGCCGGCCAGCTCGGTGAACTTGGCCTCACCCAAGGCTTCGAAGGCCGGGTCCGCCGGGGCGAACACGGTGATGGCCTGCTGGCTGTTGAGCGTGTCCACCAGGTTGGTGGCCTTCACCGCGGCGACCAGCTTGGTCAGCAGCGGATTGGTCGAGGCGGCACTGGCGACCGGCTGCGGACCCATCGAGTCCAGCGAACCCGGCGCACTGCCCTGCGGCAGCTGCGAACAGGCCGGGCCGAACACGTCGGCGTTGGTGGTGACCCCGTCACCGGAAGCGGCACTGGACATCGGGGCCGACATCGACGAGGACGGGGCGGGCGCGGGGGCGCTGCTGGAGCTGCCGGACGAAGCGCTGTCGTTGCTGCTGCAGGCGGCCAGGGCCAGCGCGGTGACCGCGGTGAAACCGATTCCTGCGACGCGAAGCTTGCTCACGGAAAATCACTCCATTTGTTTTTCGGACTCTTACCGGGTATTCGGAACCACGGCGAAATCGGATTGCCACCCATTCGAGTGACGCCGATCACCGCGCAGTGAAACTGATGACGTGCCAGCCGGTCGCCCCGTCCGGAACGGTTCCGGCGCGCGCGTCGGTCTGGGTGTAGCCGGATTTGTCGACGGCCCGGACGGTGACCTGATGGCTGCCGGCCGGAACGTCGAGTTCGGTCCACCACATCCGCCAGGTGTTCAGCCCCACCTCACGGGAAAGCGTTGCGGGCAGCCAGCTTCCGTTCGCGCCGAGCCGGACTTCGACCCGCTCGATCCCGGTGTGCTGCGCCCATGCGACACCCGAGACCCGGACCTTGCCGGCGGGCACCGTTTCGAATCCTTTCGGACTGTCGATCCTGGACTGCGTTTTGATCGGGGCCTGTTCACCCCAGCCGCGATCGAGCCAGTACGCGCGGCGCGCTTTCCACGTGGTGATCTCCAGGTCCTTGACCCATTTCGTCGCCGAAACATAGCCATAGAGACCGGGGATGACCATTCGTGCGGGAAAACCGTGTTCCACCGGCAGCGGTTCCCCGTTCATCCCGATCGCGAGCATCGCGCCCCGCTCCGGATCGAGCGCGGCGACCACCGGGCTGCCCGCGGTCCAGCCGTCGACACTGGTGGAGAAGATCTGCTCGGCACCGGGCAGGATCCCGGCCTCCCGCAACAAGTCCCCGAGGTCCACGCCGATGAAGTTCGCGGTGGACACGTACGTCCCGCCGACCTCGTTGGACACGCAGGTCATGGTGATCGTGCGTTCGATCAGCGGCCGGTCGCGGATGTCGTCGTAGCTGAACCGTTTTTCCTCACGCACCATGCCGTGCAGCCGGAGGCTCCAGTCCTCGGCCCGGACCTGCGGCACCGACAGTGCCGTGTCGACGCGGTAGAAGTCGCGGTTCGAGGTGAGGAACGTCGGTGTGCCGAGTTTCGCGAAGTCCGCGTCGGCCGGGATGGGCGGCGCCGGCTCGGCGGGAACGAGCCGCCCGACGGCCGTCCGCGAGGACTCCGCGTCTCGCGTACCTGCGAGAAGCTGCCCTCCGGCTCCCGCCGCTCCTGCGGCCACGACGGCACCGGCTCCGGCCAGCAACACCGACCTGCGCGAGGGTGTCGCGCCCGCGACTTCGTCCCGAGGACCGGCCGAGGCCAGGCGATGCAACCAGAAGAAGACGCCGACCCCGGCGATCAGGCTGGCCAGCGGCGCGAGCAGCGCGACCGCCGAGAGGTCGGGCCGCAGCGCCACCGCGAGCCCGCCCAGCAGGCCGAAGGCGGCGATCAGCACGATGCCCGGAACGGGTGACCGGCGCGAGGCGATCCCGGCCACGGCGGCGGCGAGCACCATCACCACGGCCATCCCACCGAGCAGCACGAGCTTGTCGTAGACGCCGAACGTGCGGACCGCGAAATCCTTCAGCCCGACCGGCGTCAGATCGATCGCCCCGTTGCCGACCGCGAGGTACGGCGAGGCGTTGGCGCTGATGAACCCGGCCACCAGATGGCCGGCCGCCAAGGCCGCGGCGAGGGCCACGACCCCGATCAGCGCCGCCCCGAAGAAGGGAAGGCGTGGTTGCCGAGCGGCCCGCGAAGTCTCCATGCCAGGTATTCGAGGCGGCCGGGCCGGCGGACAGGTCGCGTGGGTCGCGAGTGGCGATTCGGGTTAGAACCAACCGTGTCCTGAGTACCTACTGGCGGTCTTGCGTGACTGGATGGACGACACACGTGATCCGACGGACGACACGCGTGTCTGGACGGACGACTCACGGCGAAAGCTTCGCCGCGAGCGTGTCGTCCATCTGCTCACGTGTGTCGTCCGTCGGATCACACGTGCCGTCCGCCCAATCACGCGAAGCCACCGTCTCGGTACAACCCGGCTCGTGAGTGGCGTTTCGGGTTAGAACCCGAATCGCCACTCACGACCCACGCGACCACCCACCCGAGTTGCGCCGCTCACCCCGGCTTGCATGGTCATACACACCTATGCATATACTTCCATCATGTCCAAGGTACTCACCTCTCTGCCTGTCGGCGAACGCGTCGGGATCGCCTTCTCCGGCGGCCTCGACACCTCGGTAGCGGTCGCGTGGATGCGCGAGAAGGGTGCAGTGCCGTGCACCTACACCGCTGACATCGGCCAATACGACGAACCCGACATCGCGTCGGTCCCTGGCCGGGCGAAGGCCTACGGCGCCGAGATCGCGCGCGCCGTCGACTGCAAGGCCGCGCTGGTCGAGGAAGGTCTCGCGGCGCTGTCCTGCGGCGCCTTCCACATCCGCAACGGCGGCCGCACCTACTTCAACACGACCCCGCTCGGCCGCGCGGTCACCGGCACCCTGCTGGTGCGCGCGATGCTCGAGGACGACGTCCAGATCTGGGGCGACGGCTCCACCTTCAAGGGCAACGACATCGAGCGGTTCTACCGCTACGGCCTGCTCGCGAACCCGTCCCTGCGGATCTACAAGCCGTGGCTGGACGCCGCGTTCGTCAGCGAGCTCGGCGGCCGCAAGGAGATGTCCGAGTGGCTGCAGGCCCACGGCCTGCCCTACCGGGACAGCACCGAGAAGGCCTACTCCACCGACGCGAACATCTGGGGCGCGACGCACGAGGCCAAGTCGCTGGAGCACCTCGACACCGGCATCGAGATCGTGAACCCGATCATGGGCGTCCGGTTCTGGGACCCCGAGGTCGAGATCGCGACCGAGGACGTCACGATCGGCTTCGAGCAGGGCCGCCCGGTGACGATCAACGGCAAGGAGTTCGCCACCGCCGTCGACCTGGTCCTGGAGGCCAACGCCATCGGCGGACGGCA carries:
- a CDS encoding fasciclin domain-containing protein, encoding MSKLRVAGIGFTAVTALALAACSSNDSASSGSSSSAPAPAPSSSMSAPMSSAASGDGVTTNADVFGPACSQLPQGSAPGSLDSMGPQPVASAASTNPLLTKLVAAVKATNLVDTLNSQQAITVFAPADPAFEALGEAKFTELAGKPDQLAPILQYHVVGKRYDAKGLESAKSVESLNTAGGPVKIEGSGENMTVNGAKILCGNIPTKNATVFVIDKVLTPGTNKN
- a CDS encoding molybdopterin-dependent oxidoreductase, producing METSRAARQPRLPFFGAALIGVVALAAALAAGHLVAGFISANASPYLAVGNGAIDLTPVGLKDFAVRTFGVYDKLVLLGGMAVVMVLAAAVAGIASRRSPVPGIVLIAAFGLLGGLAVALRPDLSAVALLAPLASLIAGVGVFFWLHRLASAGPRDEVAGATPSRRSVLLAGAGAVVAAGAAGAGGQLLAGTRDAESSRTAVGRLVPAEPAPPIPADADFAKLGTPTFLTSNRDFYRVDTALSVPQVRAEDWSLRLHGMVREEKRFSYDDIRDRPLIERTITMTCVSNEVGGTYVSTANFIGVDLGDLLREAGILPGAEQIFSTSVDGWTAGSPVVAALDPERGAMLAIGMNGEPLPVEHGFPARMVIPGLYGYVSATKWVKDLEITTWKARRAYWLDRGWGEQAPIKTQSRIDSPKGFETVPAGKVRVSGVAWAQHTGIERVEVRLGANGSWLPATLSREVGLNTWRMWWTELDVPAGSHQVTVRAVDKSGYTQTDARAGTVPDGATGWHVISFTAR
- the argG gene encoding argininosuccinate synthase, with the protein product MSKVLTSLPVGERVGIAFSGGLDTSVAVAWMREKGAVPCTYTADIGQYDEPDIASVPGRAKAYGAEIARAVDCKAALVEEGLAALSCGAFHIRNGGRTYFNTTPLGRAVTGTLLVRAMLEDDVQIWGDGSTFKGNDIERFYRYGLLANPSLRIYKPWLDAAFVSELGGRKEMSEWLQAHGLPYRDSTEKAYSTDANIWGATHEAKSLEHLDTGIEIVNPIMGVRFWDPEVEIATEDVTIGFEQGRPVTINGKEFATAVDLVLEANAIGGRHGLGMSDQIENRIIEAKSRGIYEAPGMALLHAAYERLVNAIHNEDTLASYHNEGRRLGRLMYEGRWLDPQAMMLRESLQRWVGAAVTGEVTLRLRRGEDYSILDTTGPFFSYHPDKLSMERTEDSAFGPVDRIGQLTMRNLDIADSRAKLEQYAGLGMVGGGHPTLIGAAQAASTGLIGAMDAGGAQAIASRGKASGEDELLDHAAIESGTD